The following are encoded in a window of Poecile atricapillus isolate bPoeAtr1 chromosome 3, bPoeAtr1.hap1, whole genome shotgun sequence genomic DNA:
- the LOC131576880 gene encoding extracellular matrix organizing protein FRAS1-like → MTELIDVCGGSVTADFQVRDSAQSFLTVHVPLSVSYICVTAPRGWASLEHRTEMEFSFFYDTVLWRTGIQTDSVLSARLQIIPIYTREDGRLVSEFRTQAKFRALFVTEHHSLPDVRSSLRTPEHLGGIEFDLQLLWSAQTFDSPYQLWRATSSYNRKDYSGEYTMFLIPCTVQPTQPWAEPGAKPLPCTAHAPERFLILITFQQTSRPVPVVYSQNARVSDL, encoded by the exons ATGACCGAGTTAATTGATGTCTGTGGGGGCTCTGTCACCGCTGACTTCCAG GTAAGGGACTCTGCCCAGTCCTTCCTGACAGTCCACGTCCCTCTCTCCGTGTCCTACATCTGTGTGACGGCACCGAGGGGCTGGGCTTCCCTGGAGCACCGCACCGAGATGGAGTTCTCCTTCTTCTACGACACCGTTCTCTGGAGGACAG GGATCCAGACGGACAGCGTGCTCTCGGCCCGCCTGCAGATAATCCCCATCTACACCCGCGAGGACGGACGGCTGGTCAGCGAGTTCAGGACGCAGGCCAAGTTCAGAG CGCTGTTTGTCACGGAGCACCACAGCCTGCCAGATGTCAGGTCCTCTTTGAGAACTCCAGAGCACCTGGGAGGCATCGAATttgacctgcagctgctgtggagtgCTCAGACTTTTGATTCTCCCTACCAGCTCTGGAGAGCAACCAGCTCCTACAacag GAAGGATTACTCTGGAGAATACACCATGTTCCTGATCCCCTGCACGGTGCAGCCCACGCAGccgtgggcagagcctggagccaagcccctgccctgcacGGCTCACGCTCCCGAGCG GTTTTTGATCCTGATCACCTTCCAGCAGACAAGCCGCCCAGTTCCAGTTGTTTACTCCCAGAATGCAAGAGTTTCAGATCTGTAA